The nucleotide sequence AGGCGCGACCAGCCGTTCTCGACGCATTCCTGCGCCAGATAAACCAGCAGCGCCTTGCCGAGGCCCCTGCCCCGATGCGACGGCCGCACATAGAGATCCTCGAGATAGATGCCGTGGCGGCCGCTGAAAGTGGAGAAGTTGAGGAACCAGACCGCGAAGCCGACCGGTTCGCCCTCCCATTCGGCGATCGCGCAATAGAGCCGCGGATCGTCGCCGAACAGAGCGTCGGCGATCATCGTCTCTGTCGCTTCCACCTCGTGCGAAAGCTTTTCGTATTCGGCGAGCTCGCGGATGAAAGCGAGAATGAGGCCGGCTTCGCCGGAGCGCGCGCGGCGGATATTGAGGGACATCTGCGCTAGACCGCGACTTCCGCTTTAATGTGCGGATGCGGATCGTAGCCGACGAGCTCAAAGTCCTCGTAGCGGAAGGAAAAGATATCCTTCACGTCAGGGTTGATCTTCATCACCGGCAATGGACGTGGTGCGCGCGTTAACTGAAGCCGCGCCTGTTCCAGATGGTTGGAATAGAGATGGGTGTCGCCGAGCGAATGCACGAAGTCGCCGGGCTTCAATCCCGTGACCTGCGCGACCATCATCGTGAGCAGCGCATAGGAGGCGATGTTGAAGGGCACGCCGAGGAACACATCGGCCGAGCGCTGATAGAGCTGGCAGGACAGCTTCCCGTTCGCGACATAGAACTGGAACAGGCAGTGGCACGGCGGCAGCGCCATCTTGTCGACCTCGGCCGGATTCCAGGCCGAGACGATCAGGCGACGCGAGTCGGGGTTGCGCTTAATCGTGTCGACCACGCTCGAGATCTGGTCGATGCTGCGACCGTCCGGCGCAGGCCAGGAGCGCCATTGATGGCCATAGACCGGACCGAGATCGCCATTGGCGTCCGCCCACTCGTCCCAGATAGTGACGCCGTGGTCGTGCAGATATTTGATGTTGGTGTCGCCCTTCAGGAACCACAACAGCTCATGCACGATCGCCTTCAGTGGCAGCCGCTTGGTGGTCAGCATCGGGAAACCGGCGGACAGATTGAAGCGCATCTGGTGGCCGAACACCGACAGCGTGCCGGTGCCGGTCCGGTCTGTTTTCTCGGCGCCGTCTGAAAGAATCCGCTCGAGCAGGTCCTGATACTGGTGCATGGGTCTATGGGCCTTTGGAGGACGGCGAACTTAACGGCCGGTCCCGCGCTGCGACAGCCGCGATTCGCTGTCCGCACTGATTATACCCGGAAAAGTGAGCGTTCCCGCCGCAAACGACAAGGGGCGGAACCGGTGTCCCGCCCCTCGCCTATCGGCTTGATTGTGCTTGTTAAGTTGCCGGTTTGAGCACCGGGCTCCACTTCGCGATCTCGGCTTTGACGAGGGCTGCGAGCGCCTCCGGCGTCCGCTCTGCAGCGCCCGGAATGACGCTGCCGAGCTCGAGCAGGCGCTTGCGCACGGTCTCGTCGTCAAGTGCCTTGGCGGCGGCCGCGTTCAGGCTCGCCAGGATCGCCGGCGAAGTTCCCTTCGGCGCGAACATCGCGTTCCAGGCCTGGGCCTGGAACGTGGGCAGGCCGGCCTCCGCCGTCGTCGGCACGTTCGGCAGCGACGGATTGCGCTCGGCCGTCGCGATTGCGTAAGCCTTGATGGTGCCGGCGTTGATCTGCGGCACGGCGTTGACGATCTGGTCACACATGTAGTCGACCTGGCCCGCCACCAGCGCGTTCATCGCAGGTCCGGTGCCGTTGAAGGGCACGCCGACGGGCTTGACGTCGAGGATGGAGTGCAAGAGCTCGCACGACGCGTGCGAGACGGAGCCGACGCCGGCATGTGCCGCGTTCACCTTCTCCGCGTTCGCCTTCACGTAGGCGACGAATTCCTTCAGGTCCTTCGGCGGGAAGTCCTTGCGCGCCAGGATCAGGATCGGCGTGCCCGCGAGCAGCGCGATCGGCTCGAAGTCCTTCTCGGGATGATAGGCGAGCTTCGGATAGAGCGGCACGGACGCGGCGTGCGTGCCCATGTGGCCGGTGATCAGCGTGTAGCCGTCATTGGCCGCACGCGCGGCACGCGTGGTCGCGGTGGTGCCACCGGCGCCGACTACGTTCTCGATGATGATGCTCTGTCCCAGCGTTTGCGCCATATGCGCAGTGACGATGCGCGAGATCACATCGGTCGGACCGCCGGCAGCGAACGGTACGATCATGGTGATGCTGCGCGTCGGATAGCTCTGCGCTGCGGCCGGTGCGACAAAGGCGCACAGCGACGCGAACGCTGCGACACATGCGCCCGCAAGCGCGCGAATTGAAGTCATCCCGATCCCCTCGGACACGAACAAAAAATGCCGGCCAAGCGGCCGGCATTTTCATTTCACGAAGCTGTCGCGCGAGTCGATTCGACTTCCGAATGCGGCGCGCCGACGCAGGGCGGCCGCGATCAGTTCTCGGACTCCGTGAACACCTCGTCGCGCTTGGCCCGCAATGCAGGCAGCACCGTGAGGACCAGGAGACCGGCAGCGATCGCGAGCAGCACGGCGGACAATGGACGTGTCAGGAAGACGCTCCAGTCGCCGCGCGAGATCAGCAGCGCCCGGCGCAGATTCTCCTCCATCAGCGGACCGAGCACCATGCCGAGCAGCAGCGGCGCCGGCTCGAAATCGTGCTTGATCAGCCAGTAGCCGACCAGGCCAAACACGCCGGCAAGAATGACGTCGACCGGCGCGTTGTTCACGGAGTAGATGCCGATCGCACAGAAGATCACGATCGAGGGGAACATCAGCCGGTAGGGCACGCGCAATAGCCGCACCCAGATTCCGACCAGCGGCAGGTTGATGATGATCAGCATCAAATTGCCGATCCACATCGAGGCGATCATGCCCCAGACGAGGTCCGGCTGCTTCTGCATCACCTGCGGACCCGGCACGATGCCGTGAATGGTCATCGCGCCGACCATCAGCGCCATCACGGCATTCGGCGGGATGCCGAGCGTGAGCAGCGGGATGAACGAGGTCTGTGCCGCCGCGTTGTTGGCACTCTCCGGCGCCGCCACGCCCTCGATCGCGCCGCGGCCGAACCGCGACGGGTTCTTGGCGAGCTTCTTCTCGAGGGTGTAGGCCGCAAACGACGCGATCACCGCGCCGCCGCCGGGCAGGATGCCGAGGATCGAGCCGAGCACGGTGCCGCGCAGGATCGGAGGCGTCGAGTCGGCCAGATCCTTCCTGGTCGGCATCAGGCCGGTGATCTTCTGCTGCACGAGATCGCGGTTCATCTCGGCGCCGTGGTCGAGATTGCGGATGATCTCGGCGAAGCCGAACACGCCCATCGCCACCGTCGCAAAGCCGAGGCCGTCGGCGAGCTCCGGAATGTTAAAGGCCATGCGCGAGGCGCCGGTCTCGATGTCGGAACCGACCATCGACAGCAGGAGGCCCAGCACGATCATCGCGATCGCCTTGAGCACCGAGCCCTTGGCCAGCACCACCGCAAAGATCAGGCCCAGCACCATCAGCGAGAAATACTCGGCCGGGCCGAACGCCAGCGCCAGCTTGGTCAGCGGCGCGCCGAGGATGGCGATCAGCACGGTCGCGACGCAGCCGGCGAAGAACGAGCCGATCGCCGCGATCGCCAGCGCCGGGCCCGCGCGGCCCTGCTTCGCCATCTGATGGCCATCGATGGCCGTGACGACCGATGTCGCCTCACCTGGGATGTTGACCAGGATCGAGGTCGTCGAGCCGCCGTACTGGGCGCCATAGTAGATGCCGGCGAGCATGATCAGCGCGCCGACCGGCGGCAGCCCGAAGGTGATCGGCAGCAGCATTGCCACGGTTGCGATGGTGCCGATGCCCGGCAGCACGCCGACCAGGGTGCCGACGAGGGCGCCGATCAGGCACATCAGGAGATTGATCGGAGAAAACGCGACGACAAAGCCGTGAGCGAGGTTGGCAAAGAGCTCCATCACACCCTCACTGGACCAGGAAACGTGGGAACATCGGCATCGGCAACCCGAGCACGTAGGGGAACAGAAGCGCGCAGCCGAGCGTCAGGCAGGCGCCGACGATGACGGCCTCGAGCAAGCGGGTCTCGTGCGACCCCATCGCCGCAATGAGAAAGCTCGCGAAGGCCGAGACGACTAGGCCAAGCGGCCGAATCGCCAGCGCGAAGAACAGGATCGCGGCCATCACGAACAACGGCCCACGCCAGGAATAGTGAGCCAGCGCCGGCCCCTCGGTCATGAGGCCCGTCAATGCGATGCCGGCAGACAGGGCGACCAGGAGCCCGCCGAACATGCGTGGCGCGGTCCCCGCACCGAAGGAGAAGCCGCGCATGCCCTGCAAGTCGCTCCCTGCCCATAGCGCGAACAAGGCGAGCGCCATCAGGACGATCCCGCCGACGTAATCCTGGGCCGACCTGATCGTCATGAAGAGCGTGAGGATCGCCACCACAAACAGCGGATAGGAATAGATCAGCGCCAACAGCACGTCGGACGACTTCTTGGAGTCGCCGGCGAGTATTGCACTGGGAGCCCCCACCAGTAGCGCGGTGGCGTGGCTGATCACGACTGTCGCCGGACCGCGGCCGGTGCCCCAGCCGAAGATCGTCCCGATCGACCAGACGAATTCGAAGATCTGCGGCGCAATCGCCAGCAGACAAAAGCCGAGCGCCAGCGACGTGTTTCGGGTGGCTGTCGCTGAGTGGCCCATCGTATCGGCCATGCTTGTCTCCTCCGCGACCTGTAAGTCACGAGCGTTGTTGTTCTAAATCGGCTGGAAAGGATCCCCCGCCCGCATCACTGCCTAGCGATTTTCATCACACAATGCCAGCAAAACCCAACAGGCCCCCGGCCAGCAGCAGCCATAGCGGATTGATGCGCGAGAGGGAGGCGATGATCGCAACGGCCGCCGTCAGGAACAGGGCAACGAGGCTGCGATCGGTCGCCTGGGCCAGAATCAAGGCACTTGCCGCCATCAATCCGATCGACAGCGGAACCAGTGCGACCTGGATCAGGCCGGGCCAGCGCGATTGGCTGGGCCGGTTCAGGAGGCGGCTGACATAATAAGCAAGCAGCGCCGTCGGCAGGCACATCGCCAGCGTCGCCACCAGTGCCCCGGGAATGCCGGCAACGGCATAGCCGATCAATGTGACAATCAGGACGTTGGGACCGGGCGAGAGCTGCGCGATCGCATAGGCGTCGGCAAACTGCTTGTCGGTCATCCAGTGATGCACCTCCACCGCGATCCGGTGCATCTCGGGGACGGCCGCGGCGGCACCGCCGACGGCGAACAGCGACATCAGACCAAAGGTGGAGATCAGCGCCCAGATCGGGCTCTCGCTGGTCATGCTGCTACCTTCCGCCGCAGGATGAAGGTCACGGCGACGCTGAGCGGGATCGCGACCAGCAGCACCGCCTGCAACGGCAAGCGGAGCACGCCGATGGCGGCGAACACCGCAAGCATCAGGATGAGCCCGGTGGCGTCCGGCCCCTTGAGCAGCGGGGTCATCATGCGGAAAACGACCGCGATCAAGAGCCCCACCGCGGCGCAGGAGATGCCGGCGAGGCTGCGGCGCAAAAGCTCCAGCTCGCCGAAATGGGCGTACAGGACCGCAAGCACGGTCATGATCAGCGTCGGCGGCAGCAGCAGCCCGGTGAAGGCGGCAATGCCGCCGGCAACCCCGCGCAGCCGCGCGCCGAACACCATCGACAGGTTGACGATGTTGGGGCCGGGCAGGAAATGGCAGAGGGCGAAGGTCTCGTTGAATTCCTCGGCCGTCATCCAGCGGTGCTGGTCGACGATGGCTCGCCGGGCGAACACCAGAACGCCGCCGAAGCCGGCCAGCGACATCCGGGCAAAGGCGACAAACAGCGCCAGCAGGCCGGGTGGAATGCTTCTGGCTGAAAGATCCGGCTCTTGGGCGGCCGGTGATGAATCCGACGACATGGCCGGACTTTAGAATGGGTGCGGCGGTACGGCCAAGACGCTGGGGAACCCTATCCAAAGGGAACAGCGATGTTGTCGCTCGAAACCCCTGTTTTTTGAAACGTTTGCCCCCTATATTGTGGGTGCCGGTTCGCCGGCTATGGAAATAAACGGTCGTCGCAATAAACCATTCGGACCCGGGGGCGGTACCCGGCGCCTCCACCAAAGCCCACCCGGATAGCGGGCTTCCTGCCCGCGCAAAAAAGCGGGTTTTGGCGGGGGCGAAATAGGATCGACGAGGGCGTAAAGGGCGTACTTTTTCCCGGTATTGTTCCGCCGTTATCGGGCTACTGCAATAGTTGCCAACGACAACTTTGCTCCGGTTGCTCAGGCTGCGTAACGCAGTTTGAAAGACCACTCTAAAGTCCTAGTGGGTTAAGCTCCGCTAGGCGGGGTTCGGAGGCACCTGGCAACAGAAGCCTCCACTTGCTTTTCATTTTATTTGTCCCGGCGGGGACTCCTGCTGACCCGTCAGGCGCGGTACCATTCCGGCTTGGCGAGTCGGGCCGGCAGGGCCTGGCTCTCGGGAATGCAACAGGACCACCATGGCAACCGATCATATCCGATACGATGTGCTGGCGCGCGACGCGCTGCGCGGCGTGCTGCGCAAGGTGCTGACCGATGCCGCAGCCCATGGATTGCCGGGCGAGCATCATTTCTTCATCACCTTCGTGTCGAAGGCCGAGGGTGTGAAGCTGTCGCCGCGGCTCTTGGCCCAGTATCCGGAAGAGATGACGATCATCCTCCAGCACCAGTTCTGGGATCTGACCGTGCTCGAGGACCGCTTCGAGGTCGGCCTGTCGTTCGGAGGCATTCCGGAGCGGCTGGTGGTGCCGTTCAGCGCCATCAAGAGCTTCCTCGATCCGTCGGTGAAATTCGGCCTCCAGTTCGACACCTCCGACGTCGCCGAGGATACGCACGCCGGACTTCCGGCGGCCCCGGCTGCATCGGCCGTCTCAGTGGCAACACCTGCCGCCGAGACGGCGGAGACCGTCGATGAGCCGACTCCGCCGAGCCAGGGTGGCGCCGAGGTCGTGCGGCTCGATCGTTTCCGCAAGAAATGATCTAGGACCGGGGCCCGCGGCCGCCACACGCGGCCAAACCGCCTATATAGGTGAGCAACCGCAAGGCCGCGCAGTCTAACGCGGCAGAATGGACATGCTCATGGACAAGACCACCCGCCCCTCGCACCGCGCCGCCACCCGCATCGAGACCGACAGCTTCGGTCCCATCGAGGTCCCCGCCGATCGCTATTGGGGCGCGCAGACCGAACGCTCGCGCCAGAACTTCCGCATCGGCCAGGACCGCATGCCGATCGCGCTCGTGCATGCGCTCGGCATCGTCAAGCTGGCCGCGGCGCAGTCCAACCGCGAGCTCGGGCTGCTCGACCAGCGCCGGGCCAACGCCATCATCCGCGCCGCGCGCGAGGTGATCGACGGCAGCCTCGACGATCACTTTCCACTGGTGGTCTGGCAGACCGGCTCGGGCACGCAGTCCAACATGAACCTCAACGAGGTGATCGCCAACCGCGCCAATGAGCTGCTCGGCGGCGAGCTCGGCGCCAAGAAGCCGGTCCATCCCAACGATCACGTCAACATGAGCCAGTCGTCGAACGACTCGTTCCCGACCGCAATGCATATCGCGGCAGCAAGCCGCATCACCGCCGACCTGATCCCCGCGCTGGGCGAGCTGCACCAGGCGCTGCGCAAGAAGGAGAAGGAGTTCGCCAAGATCGTCAAGATCGGCCGCACCCACACTCAGGACGCGACGCCGCTGACGCTCGGGCAGGAATTCTCCGGCTATGCCGCGCAGGTCGAAAGCGGCATCGCCCGGCTCAAGGTCGCGGTGAAGGATCTCTATCCACTGGCGCAAGGCGGCACCGCGGTGGGCACCGGTCTCAACTCGAAGCCGCGCTTCGCCAAGCTGTTCGCCAAGCATGTGGCCGGCATCACCAAGCTGCCCTTCACCAGCGCCGCGAACAAGTTCGAGGCGCTGGCTTCCAACGACGCCTATGTGCTGGCGCACGGAGCGATCAACTCGGTGGCGACGGGGCTGTTCAAGATCGCCAACGACATCCGCCTGCTCGGCTCCGGCCCGCGCTCGGGACTGGGCGAGCTGATCCTGCCGGAGAATGAGCCCGGCTCCTCGATCATGCCCGGCAAGGTCAACCCGACGCAGTGCGAGGCCATGACCATGGTGTGCTGCCAGGTGTTCGGCAACAACACCGCAATCACGCTCGCCGGCAGCCAGGGCCATTTCGAGCTCAACGTTTACAAGCCGGTGCTCGCCTACAACATGCTGCACTCGATCCGCCTGATGGCCGACGCGGCGCGCTCCTTCACGGAACATTGCGTCAGCGGAATCCGCGCCGACGAAAAGCACATCCGCGAGCTGATGGAGCGGTCGCTGATGCTGGTGACGGCGCTCGCACCGAAGATCGGCTACGACAACGCGGCCAAGGTGGCGAAGACGGCGCATGCGAACGGCACGACATTGAAGGAGGAGGCGCTGCGGCTCGGCTTCGTGTCGGCGGACGAGTTCGACCGTTTGGTGCAGCCGGAGAAGATGACACGGCCGGGGTGATTTCCGAATTCCGATAGCCATCCGTAATGATACGGAGCCCAAAACGGCATATTTGTAGGGGCTTAAAGGGCAGGATTTGATTACCGTCAATGTCTCGGAGAGGAGGGATGCTATCCACCACCTCTCTCACCCTTCCCGGGGCCAAATTGATCGTTTGATGGTCCATCGGGCCGATTGACGAGGACGAGCAAATGACAATCAAATCTTATGCGGCACATTGCTGTGCCCGGTTTCTGAATGTTTCATCCCGCCCGCCGAGGATCGGGTGATGGAGACGCGACATGGGGAACGTCATCAACCTGAACCGCATCAGGAAGCGGGCCGAGCGGGAAGCTTCGGCCAAGCAGGCGGACGCCAACCGAACCAAGTTCGGCCGCACCAAGGCCGAACGCTCAGCGGAAGAGAAACGCAAGGCGCAAGCGAAGGAGCACCTGGACCAGCATCGGATCGACCGCGAGGAACAGCCATGAAATCGCCCGTTGTCAAACGATCGATCGTCGTCGCCGGCCACAAGACCAGCGTCAGTCTGGAAGAGGCGTTCTGGAACGGCATGAAGGAGATTTCCGGCCTCCGCAACATGACGCTGTCCGAGCTCGTGGGCGAGATCGACGGCAATCGCCAGCAGGGTAACCTGTCGTCGGCGATCCGCCTGTTCGTTCTCGACTACTTCAAGAACCGCGCTGCGGCCGTCCCGCCCGAGCACAAGGTCCCGGCTCAGTAAGCGCCAGAAGCGAGCCGGCAGCGTCGCGCCGGCTCGCACTTTATAATCACTCTAAGGTGCAACCCGGGCAGGCCGAGCCGGCTTGACCTCAGTGCCCTGCGTTGAAAATACAGGGCATGAGCGACGACAATGACACGCGCCCGCACCTGCCGCTGGGTCTGGCGCAGCGCGGCTACACCGGCATCATTCAGCACCTTTCCGCCAAGGACGCAGGCTCGGCGCTGCCGGACATCGAGCTGGAGAGCCGCCTGATCGAGCTCGGCTTTGTCGAGGGCGCCCGGGTGGAGATCCTGCACGAGGGCATCGTCGGGCGCGACCCGATCGCCGTTCGCGTCGACAACATCACGATCGCGGTACGCCGTCGCGAAGCCATGGCCATCATCGTCGCGTGATGCGGCCGGACCTTTGATCTCATGGAAGCACCCCTGCTGCATCTCGCCCTGGTGGGCACGCCAAACAGCGGCAAAACCTCGCTGTTCAATGCGCTGACCGGCAGCCGGCAGAAGGTCGCGAACTATCCGGGCGTCACCGTCGAGCGCAAGGAGGGCTTCTTCGTCACCCCGCTCGGGCGCCAGGTCTCGGTGGTGGACCTCCCCGGCACCTATTCGCTGCGCGGCCGCAGCCCGGACGAGGAGATCACCCGCGATTTCGTGCTCGGCAAGGCCTCCGGCGAGCGCATGCCCGATCTCGTGCTGTGCGTGGCCGATTCGACCAACCTGCGGCTGACCATCCGCCTCCTGCTCGAGCTCAAGCGCACCGGCCGGCCGCTGATCCTCGTCCTCAACATGTTCGACATCGCGAGCCGCCGCGGTATCACGGTCGATGTCGCGCGCCTTGCCAAGGAGCTCGGCGTGCCCGTGGTCACCTCGATCGCGGTGCGCAAGGGCGGCACTGCCGAGCTGTTGAAGCTGACCGACGAGATCCCGGCGAAAGTTTCGCCCGAGGCTGAGAACAAGTGGCGCGCGCTCAGCGTCTCTGAACTGCGCGCCACCCAGCGAGAGGCCGACCGGATCATCGCCGACTGCGTCAGCCTGCCGAGCCGGCCCGACACCTGGACCGCGCGGATCGACGCCGTGGTGCTGCACCCCGTCGGCGGCCTGCTGGTGCTCGCGCTGATCCTGTTCGTGATGTTCCAGGCGGTGTTCGCCTGGGCGCAGCCGCTGATGGAGCTGCTCAATTCGGGCTTCGATGCGCTCGGCGAGTTCGTGCACGACACCCTGCCCGCCGGTCTGTTGCAGAGCTTCCTGCAAAACGGCGTGATCTCCGGCGTCGGCAGCGTCATCGTGTTCCTGCCGCAGATCATCATCATCTTCCTGTTCATCCTGCTCTTGGAAGATTTCGGCTACATGGCGCGCGCCGCCTTCCTGATGGACCGCATCATGGGCGGCGCCGGCCTGCACGGCCGCGCCTTCATCCCGCTGTTGTCGAGCTTCGCCTGCGCCATTCCCGGCATCATGGCGACGCGCGTGATCGACAACAAGCGCGACCGGCTGACCACGATCCTGATCGCGCCGCTGATGACCTGCTCGGCGCGCATTCCCGTCTACACGCTGATCATCTCCGCCATCATTCCGGCGAAAGAGGTCTGGGGCTTCATCAATCTGCAGGGCCTCGTGATGTTCGGCCTATACGCGACGGGCATCATCAGCGCGCTTCTGGTCTCGTTCCTGATCAAGTTCTTCATGCTGCGCGACTATGCGCCGGCGCCGTTCATGCTGGAGCTGCCCGACTACAAGATGCCGCGCCTGAAATCGATCGCGATCGGCATCTTCACGCGGGCGAGGATGTTTTTGCAGCGCGCGGGCACCACGATCTTCTCCATGATGGTGCTGATCTGGTTTTTGGCCTCGTTCCCGCAGCCGCCTGCCGGGGCAACCGAACCCGCGATCGACTTCAGCCTGGCTGCGATCATGGGCAAGGCGCTCGCGCCGCTGCTCGCGCCGGTCGGCTTCAACTGGCAGATCGCCGTCGCCCTGATCCCGGGCATGGCAGCACGCGAGGTCGCGGTCGCGGCGCTCGGCACCGTCTATGCGATCGAAGGCGGCAAGGAGGCGGCCGAACAGATCGGCCAGGTTCTGGCGACGAAATGGTCGCTCGCGACCGCGCTGTCGCTGCTGGCCTGGTACATCTTCGCCCCGCAATGCGCATCGACGCTGGCGGTGATCCGGCGCGAGACCGGAAGCTGGACCTGGATGGCGGTGACCTTCGCCTACATGCTGGTGCTCGCCTATGCCGCGAGCCTCGTCACGTACAATGTCGCCGTCGCGCTCGGGGCCGGCTAGTCGTTTTCCGCCGAGCCCTAGCCTCCGCGACGCGTCCCAACAAAAATATCGAAAACAACCCCATGGAAAGTAGCCGAGGGCTACAGGTCATGATGGCTGGCACATCCTGAGGTTGACACGTCGGGCAAAACAGCGGCACCATGCCATCATCGAAGAATTGAGCGCTAGACGCTTCGCGATCGCACCATCCCGAAGATGACTTCGAGCGCTTGATCCAGATCAATCCGCTTCGCGCGGGTGAACCGATATTCGCTGATACAACGTCGCAGGCTGGGCCCAGAGATCGCAGGGGGGCACGGAGCGACCAAAATGCCGCTGGCGGCATATTTCTGGAAGATCGGCGCGCTGTTGCTCGCGCTTTTGTTTGTTGCGGACTTTTATCTGCCCAGGGCGCCGGTCGTTCCGGGCGCGGCTGCGGACCGGCCGGCCATACGCATTCACTCCGAGCAAAAATTGCCCGAGCGGGTGGTCTTGG is from Bradyrhizobium sp. ISRA430 and encodes:
- a CDS encoding GNAT family N-acetyltransferase; protein product: MSLNIRRARSGEAGLILAFIRELAEYEKLSHEVEATETMIADALFGDDPRLYCAIAEWEGEPVGFAVWFLNFSTFSGRHGIYLEDLYVRPSHRGRGLGKALLVYLAQECVENGWSRLQWTVLDWNAPSIAFYKSLGAVMMDDWTLCRVTGPALAKLAGKAP
- a CDS encoding thymidylate synthase; its protein translation is MHQYQDLLERILSDGAEKTDRTGTGTLSVFGHQMRFNLSAGFPMLTTKRLPLKAIVHELLWFLKGDTNIKYLHDHGVTIWDEWADANGDLGPVYGHQWRSWPAPDGRSIDQISSVVDTIKRNPDSRRLIVSAWNPAEVDKMALPPCHCLFQFYVANGKLSCQLYQRSADVFLGVPFNIASYALLTMMVAQVTGLKPGDFVHSLGDTHLYSNHLEQARLQLTRAPRPLPVMKINPDVKDIFSFRYEDFELVGYDPHPHIKAEVAV
- a CDS encoding tripartite tricarboxylate transporter substrate-binding protein, with amino-acid sequence MTSIRALAGACVAAFASLCAFVAPAAAQSYPTRSITMIVPFAAGGPTDVISRIVTAHMAQTLGQSIIIENVVGAGGTTATTRAARAANDGYTLITGHMGTHAASVPLYPKLAYHPEKDFEPIALLAGTPILILARKDFPPKDLKEFVAYVKANAEKVNAAHAGVGSVSHASCELLHSILDVKPVGVPFNGTGPAMNALVAGQVDYMCDQIVNAVPQINAGTIKAYAIATAERNPSLPNVPTTAEAGLPTFQAQAWNAMFAPKGTSPAILASLNAAAAKALDDETVRKRLLELGSVIPGAAERTPEALAALVKAEIAKWSPVLKPAT
- a CDS encoding tripartite tricarboxylate transporter permease; the encoded protein is MELFANLAHGFVVAFSPINLLMCLIGALVGTLVGVLPGIGTIATVAMLLPITFGLPPVGALIMLAGIYYGAQYGGSTTSILVNIPGEATSVVTAIDGHQMAKQGRAGPALAIAAIGSFFAGCVATVLIAILGAPLTKLALAFGPAEYFSLMVLGLIFAVVLAKGSVLKAIAMIVLGLLLSMVGSDIETGASRMAFNIPELADGLGFATVAMGVFGFAEIIRNLDHGAEMNRDLVQQKITGLMPTRKDLADSTPPILRGTVLGSILGILPGGGAVIASFAAYTLEKKLAKNPSRFGRGAIEGVAAPESANNAAAQTSFIPLLTLGIPPNAVMALMVGAMTIHGIVPGPQVMQKQPDLVWGMIASMWIGNLMLIIINLPLVGIWVRLLRVPYRLMFPSIVIFCAIGIYSVNNAPVDVILAGVFGLVGYWLIKHDFEPAPLLLGMVLGPLMEENLRRALLISRGDWSVFLTRPLSAVLLAIAAGLLVLTVLPALRAKRDEVFTESEN
- a CDS encoding tripartite tricarboxylate transporter TctB family protein, with the protein product MADTMGHSATATRNTSLALGFCLLAIAPQIFEFVWSIGTIFGWGTGRGPATVVISHATALLVGAPSAILAGDSKKSSDVLLALIYSYPLFVVAILTLFMTIRSAQDYVGGIVLMALALFALWAGSDLQGMRGFSFGAGTAPRMFGGLLVALSAGIALTGLMTEGPALAHYSWRGPLFVMAAILFFALAIRPLGLVVSAFASFLIAAMGSHETRLLEAVIVGACLTLGCALLFPYVLGLPMPMFPRFLVQ
- a CDS encoding chromate transporter, whose product is MTSESPIWALISTFGLMSLFAVGGAAAAVPEMHRIAVEVHHWMTDKQFADAYAIAQLSPGPNVLIVTLIGYAVAGIPGALVATLAMCLPTALLAYYVSRLLNRPSQSRWPGLIQVALVPLSIGLMAASALILAQATDRSLVALFLTAAVAIIASLSRINPLWLLLAGGLLGFAGIV
- a CDS encoding chromate transporter, with the translated sequence MSSDSSPAAQEPDLSARSIPPGLLALFVAFARMSLAGFGGVLVFARRAIVDQHRWMTAEEFNETFALCHFLPGPNIVNLSMVFGARLRGVAGGIAAFTGLLLPPTLIMTVLAVLYAHFGELELLRRSLAGISCAAVGLLIAVVFRMMTPLLKGPDATGLILMLAVFAAIGVLRLPLQAVLLVAIPLSVAVTFILRRKVAA
- a CDS encoding ClpXP protease specificity-enhancing factor SspB, which produces MATDHIRYDVLARDALRGVLRKVLTDAAAHGLPGEHHFFITFVSKAEGVKLSPRLLAQYPEEMTIILQHQFWDLTVLEDRFEVGLSFGGIPERLVVPFSAIKSFLDPSVKFGLQFDTSDVAEDTHAGLPAAPAASAVSVATPAAETAETVDEPTPPSQGGAEVVRLDRFRKK
- the fumC gene encoding class II fumarate hydratase, producing MDMLMDKTTRPSHRAATRIETDSFGPIEVPADRYWGAQTERSRQNFRIGQDRMPIALVHALGIVKLAAAQSNRELGLLDQRRANAIIRAAREVIDGSLDDHFPLVVWQTGSGTQSNMNLNEVIANRANELLGGELGAKKPVHPNDHVNMSQSSNDSFPTAMHIAAASRITADLIPALGELHQALRKKEKEFAKIVKIGRTHTQDATPLTLGQEFSGYAAQVESGIARLKVAVKDLYPLAQGGTAVGTGLNSKPRFAKLFAKHVAGITKLPFTSAANKFEALASNDAYVLAHGAINSVATGLFKIANDIRLLGSGPRSGLGELILPENEPGSSIMPGKVNPTQCEAMTMVCCQVFGNNTAITLAGSQGHFELNVYKPVLAYNMLHSIRLMADAARSFTEHCVSGIRADEKHIRELMERSLMLVTALAPKIGYDNAAKVAKTAHANGTTLKEEALRLGFVSADEFDRLVQPEKMTRPG
- a CDS encoding DUF4169 family protein, with protein sequence MGNVINLNRIRKRAEREASAKQADANRTKFGRTKAERSAEEKRKAQAKEHLDQHRIDREEQP
- a CDS encoding ribbon-helix-helix domain-containing protein yields the protein MKSPVVKRSIVVAGHKTSVSLEEAFWNGMKEISGLRNMTLSELVGEIDGNRQQGNLSSAIRLFVLDYFKNRAAAVPPEHKVPAQ
- a CDS encoding FeoA family protein codes for the protein MSDDNDTRPHLPLGLAQRGYTGIIQHLSAKDAGSALPDIELESRLIELGFVEGARVEILHEGIVGRDPIAVRVDNITIAVRRREAMAIIVA